In Capsicum annuum cultivar UCD-10X-F1 chromosome 7, UCD10Xv1.1, whole genome shotgun sequence, one genomic interval encodes:
- the LOC124885736 gene encoding uncharacterized protein LOC124885736, translated as MTITLRNGKDINEEPLKGTKEEDVEKVAKQDAEPVALIEECSFMVTQNMPKKLKDLGNFTLPIQIGSSKVVHALSDFRSSINLMPLSLFNTLGLGKPRPRLVLLQLENGTIALTKGVIEDVLIKVAIEGTLINVIEGTLIIRLENEKVVFNVYKLLNTLSHYKNLCMITVIERAKCKVMQMVPQKTALDFLIEQPKQQLPNPYKM; from the exons ATGACAATCACTTTGAGAAATGGTAAAGATATCAATGAAGAACCTCTAAAGGGAACTAAGGAGGAAGATGTAGAGAAAGTTGCTAAACAG GATGCTGAGCCAGTAGCACTCATTGAGGAGTGTAGCTTTATGGTGACTCAAAATATgcctaaaaagcttaaggaccttGGGAATTTCACcctccctattcaaattggcaGCAGCAAGGTGGTTCATGCACTTAGTGATTTCAGGTctagtatcaacttgatgcccctctCTTTGTTCAATACtttgggcttgggaaagcctagaccAAGATTGGTGCTATTGCAGCTGGAAAACGGGACCATAGCCCTTACTAAAGGagtcatagaggatgttctcataaaggttg CAATAGAAGGAACTTTGATAAATGTGATAGAAGGAACGCTCATTATTAGGTTGGAAAATGAAAAGGTGGTTTTCAATGTGTACAAATtgcttaacacactatcccactacaaaAACTTGTGCATGATTACTGTGATTGAAAGAGCTAAGTGTAAGGTGATGCAGATGGTTCCACAAAAGACCGCTTTGGACTTCCTCATTGAGCAGCCCAAGCAACAACTACCTAACCCCTACAAGATGTAG